A stretch of Myroides oncorhynchi DNA encodes these proteins:
- the argG gene encoding argininosuccinate synthase, with the protein MNNKKVVLAFSGGLDTSFCVIYLKEELGYEVHSVAVNTGGFDAEEVKAIEERAFALGVASHKTIDETEDYYNDSVKYLIFGNVLKNATYPLSVSAERVCQATAIANYAKKIGAEAVAHGSTGAGNDQVRFDMIFNILVPNVQIITPIRDLKLSREKEIAFLQKHGVEINAEKAKYSINKGLWGTSVGGKETLTSNLYLPEAAWPTPITKSTPETVEIEFEKGEPVALNGKKLKPTEVIQQLQDMAQPFGIGRDIHVGDTIIGIKGRVGFEAAGPIILVKAHHTLEKHTLTKWQLSWKEQLASFYGNYLHEGQFHDPVMRDMEAFLTSTQQTVSGKVIVELHPHRFVVIGIESAHDLMSNKFGSYGEMNNAWSGEDVKGFSKIFGNQVMIWHKVNNQDQE; encoded by the coding sequence ATGAACAATAAAAAAGTAGTATTAGCATTTAGTGGAGGATTAGACACTAGTTTCTGTGTAATTTATTTAAAAGAAGAATTAGGGTATGAGGTACACTCTGTAGCAGTTAACACTGGAGGATTTGATGCAGAAGAGGTTAAAGCTATTGAGGAGAGAGCTTTTGCTTTAGGTGTAGCATCTCACAAGACTATAGACGAAACGGAAGATTACTATAATGACAGTGTGAAATACTTGATATTCGGAAACGTTTTAAAGAATGCGACTTATCCATTATCAGTGAGTGCAGAGCGTGTATGCCAGGCTACAGCTATCGCTAACTACGCTAAGAAGATTGGTGCTGAGGCAGTGGCTCACGGTAGTACAGGAGCTGGAAATGACCAAGTGCGTTTCGATATGATCTTTAATATATTAGTGCCTAATGTTCAGATTATTACGCCGATTAGAGATCTAAAATTAAGCAGAGAGAAAGAGATTGCGTTTTTACAAAAACACGGTGTCGAAATCAATGCAGAGAAAGCTAAATATTCAATTAATAAAGGATTATGGGGAACTTCAGTAGGAGGAAAAGAAACCCTAACTTCTAATCTATATTTACCTGAGGCGGCATGGCCTACACCGATTACAAAATCAACTCCTGAAACAGTGGAAATCGAATTTGAAAAAGGGGAGCCTGTGGCGTTAAATGGTAAGAAACTTAAACCTACTGAGGTCATCCAACAGTTGCAAGATATGGCTCAACCATTTGGTATCGGTAGAGATATTCACGTAGGGGATACGATTATCGGGATCAAAGGAAGAGTTGGTTTTGAGGCAGCAGGACCTATCATCCTTGTAAAAGCACACCACACTTTAGAGAAGCACACGTTGACAAAATGGCAACTAAGTTGGAAAGAGCAGTTGGCTTCTTTCTACGGTAACTACCTACACGAAGGACAATTTCACGATCCAGTGATGAGAGATATGGAAGCATTCTTAACGAGTACACAGCAGACTGTAAGTGGTAAAGTGATCGTAGAGTTGCACCCACATCGTTTCGTAGTGATAGGTATAGAGTCAGCACATGACCTAATGTCTAATAAATTTGGTAGCTACGGAGAGATGAATAATGCTTGGTCAGGTGAGGACGTAAAAGGGTTCTCTAAGATATTCGGAAACCAAGTAATGATTTGGCATAAAGTTAATAACCAAGACCAAGAATAA
- a CDS encoding GNAT family N-acetyltransferase, translating to MNSSQFIVIPANETHVGYAEQICEEMAQSALARGTGIARRKPEYVANKMVEGKAVIALHVDGTWAGFCYIETWSHGDYVANSGLIVNPVFRKEGLAKAIKKCVFDLSRTKYPKAKIFGLTTGFAVMKINSDLGYEPVPYSELTQDETFWKGCESCVNFQILQSKEKKNCLCTAMLWNPEDKEKELRNKIDQKTKAKERLKNMQKKVSLLKRLQLQLKKTVKKTNLF from the coding sequence ATGAATTCAAGTCAGTTTATCGTTATTCCTGCGAATGAAACACACGTAGGATATGCGGAACAAATTTGTGAAGAAATGGCTCAGTCTGCTCTAGCTAGAGGGACTGGTATCGCTAGAAGAAAACCAGAGTACGTTGCCAATAAAATGGTTGAAGGTAAGGCTGTTATCGCCCTACATGTAGATGGTACTTGGGCTGGTTTTTGCTACATCGAGACTTGGAGTCACGGTGATTATGTAGCCAATTCTGGACTGATTGTTAATCCTGTTTTTAGAAAAGAGGGATTGGCTAAAGCGATTAAGAAATGCGTATTCGACCTATCGAGAACAAAATATCCAAAGGCTAAAATATTCGGCTTAACTACTGGTTTTGCTGTAATGAAGATCAACTCAGATTTAGGGTATGAACCTGTTCCTTATTCAGAATTAACTCAAGATGAGACATTCTGGAAAGGGTGTGAGAGCTGTGTGAACTTCCAAATATTACAAAGTAAGGAAAAGAAGAACTGTCTGTGTACAGCAATGCTTTGGAACCCTGAAGACAAAGAAAAGGAGCTTCGGAATAAAATAGACCAAAAGACCAAAGCAAAAGAGCGACTTAAGAACATGCAAAAGAAAGTCTCTTTGCTTAAAAGATTGCAATTGCAATTAAAGAAAACAGTCAAAAAAACAAATCTATTTTAA
- the argC gene encoding N-acetyl-gamma-glutamyl-phosphate reductase, whose amino-acid sequence MQEIKVGIVGGAGYTGGELLRLLLPHPAVEIAFVHSNSSAGKPVYDVHSDLFGDTDLHFTNVLMDDIDVLFLCMGHGDSKVFLAENKIDKEIKIIDLSQDFRLKETAGEFVYGLPELNKEKIKKAHYIANPGCFATALQLALLPLADAGKLPESVYINALTGSTGAGQSLSSTSHFSWRANNVSVYKAFTHQHLNEIGESLVQLQLDYVKNIKFIPERGDFARGIFASVMFESTLSVEELYAMYTNYYAPHPFTHVSKKGIDLKQVVNTNKCLVSIVKEGNDVLITSAIDNLLKGASGQAVQNMNLLFGLEENTGLQLKASAF is encoded by the coding sequence ATGCAAGAGATAAAAGTAGGAATAGTAGGGGGTGCAGGTTATACAGGAGGAGAGTTATTGCGTTTATTGCTACCTCATCCCGCAGTAGAGATTGCCTTTGTACACTCTAACAGTAGTGCGGGTAAGCCTGTGTATGATGTACACAGCGACTTATTTGGCGATACGGATTTGCACTTTACTAATGTGTTGATGGACGATATAGATGTATTGTTCTTGTGTATGGGACATGGTGATTCTAAAGTATTCTTAGCAGAGAATAAGATAGATAAAGAGATCAAGATCATTGACCTTAGTCAGGATTTTAGATTAAAAGAGACAGCAGGTGAGTTCGTTTATGGATTGCCTGAGTTGAATAAAGAGAAGATAAAGAAGGCACATTATATCGCTAATCCGGGTTGTTTTGCTACAGCATTACAGTTGGCGTTATTGCCATTAGCTGATGCAGGTAAGTTGCCTGAGTCTGTTTATATCAATGCGCTGACAGGATCTACAGGAGCAGGACAGAGTTTATCTTCTACTTCTCACTTTAGCTGGAGAGCGAATAATGTATCAGTATATAAAGCATTCACTCACCAACATTTAAATGAGATAGGAGAAAGCCTTGTACAGCTACAGCTTGATTATGTAAAGAACATCAAGTTTATACCTGAACGTGGAGATTTTGCGAGAGGGATATTTGCAAGTGTGATGTTTGAATCGACTTTATCAGTAGAAGAGCTTTACGCAATGTATACTAACTACTATGCACCTCATCCTTTTACGCATGTTAGCAAGAAAGGAATTGATTTAAAGCAAGTAGTTAATACCAATAAATGCCTTGTGTCTATTGTGAAGGAAGGTAATGATGTGTTGATAACGAGTGCTATAGATAACCTATTAAAAGGGGCAAGTGGACAAGCTGTTCAAAATATGAACTTGTTATTCGGATTAGAAGAGAATACAGGTTTACAACTTAAAGCTTCGGCTTTCTAA